In Bradyrhizobium guangdongense, the sequence CACATTGCGCTCCTCGAGGCCGACCTGCCTTATGAGCTGGTCAAGGTCGATATCCGGGCCAAGAAGCTCGAGAACGGTGAAGACTATCTGAAGGTCAACCCGAAGGGTCAGGTGCCCGCGCTGGGCCTCGACAGCGGCGAGATCGTGACGGAAGGCCCGGTCATTGTCCAGATGATCGCCGACAAGGCCCCGGCCAAGGCGCTGGCGCCCGCCCGCGACAGCTCCGAGCGCTACAAGCTGCTCGAATGGCTGAACTTCCTCACCTCCGAGGTGCACAAGAGCTTTGGTCCGCTGTTTGCTCCGGCGCTGAACGACGACGCCAAGGCGTTCTTCAAGGATCGTCTCATGGGCAAGCTGAAGCACATCGACAGCCAGCTCGCCGGCCGTGACTACCTCATGGGCAAGCAGTTCTCGGTCGCCGATGGCTATCTCTTCACGATGCTGACCTGGGGCGATCGCATGAAGTTCGACCTCTCGGCGATGCCGCACCTCACCGCCTACAAGGCCCGAGTCGCGGCACGGCCGAAGGTGCAGGAAGCCTTGAAGAAGGAAGGCCTGATCCAGGCCGCCTGACGGCACCAGCGGCGATCGATTTTCTTTCTGGGGCCGGGTCGACGATCCGGCCCTTTTCATTTGCAGCCGGCGGGCGTGAAAGCGAACCCATTTCGCCAGATCATCGTACCTTAGTTAGACTTATGAACTACTGTTCACCAAATGTAAGCAGTGCTGTCTTGTCACTGCACGCAAAGCGGGCGAGCTTGGTCCAATTGATTGAAGAATTTTGGGGCTCTCATCGGAGTTGAACTTGACGATCGCCATCGTCCTGATCGTTGCAAGCGCGTTGGTGGGCGTAGCGACAGGTTACGTGTTCAGGACCTGGGCGCTGGTCGTGATCTCGCCGCCAATTGCGGTCCTCTCGGCGATCATTCTGCGCGTCTACGAGTTCGGAATGATGGCGGGCGTGATCATCATTGCCGTCTGTCTTGCCGCCACTCAGCTCGCCTATCTTGCGGCATCATATCTGCTGTACGGGCGCGAGGCCTCATCCCATGACGAAGTCGACGGCGAGCCAGGCGAGATAAGCGACCAGAAAATCCGCCGTTAGCACAAGTAGCGCCAGCGCGGTCCAAAGCACCGGCCCCTTGCGGCGCAGCCGTGCGGGCTTCTGTTGCGGCGAGAGTCGGCGAGAGCCCGGCGCAACAGCATATTTCTCGGTGAGATCGCGCGCGAACGCGATCTTCCGCAGCACCAAAGAATTCACCAAGGACACCTTCTTGTTTCGTCTTCAACCTGCCGGTGGATCGGCAGGTGTCCCAACCTGATTTGTGCCCTGACCCGCAGCAAGAGTGGTGCCAAGCCCGAGCAAAAGAACGGCGGCGGTTTGACGCGTCTATGACAATTGCAGGACGAGCAACAGCGGGACTCTGTCCCGGTTCCTACGCAAATTATCGGACCGGTTCCATCAACGTACATAGATCTGACGCACCCGTGATGACGTTATCCAAAAGATAAAGGCCGGGTCGATGACCCGGCCTTTGCTGTTCTCGCATGAACCTCACGTGATCAGGCAGCAGCTTTCTTCGGCGCGAAACGGCCGTAGAAGGTTTCGCCTTTGGCGGCCATCTCTTCCAGCAGCTTCGGCGGCGTGAAGCGCGAGCCGTACTTGGCCTCGAGTTTGTGGCAGAGCTCGACGAACTTCTTGGCTCCCATGAAGTCGATGTAGGACAGCGTGCCGCCGGTGAACGGGGCGAAGCCGAAACCGAGGATCGAGCCGACGTCGGCCTCGCGGGGATCGGTAATGACGTGATCCTCGACAGTGCGCGCGGCTTCCACCGCCTGCACCACCAGGAAGCGCTGCTTCAACTCCTCGACATCGAGCGTATCAGGGTCGAGCTGCTTCGGCTGCAGCGCGGAGAGCCCCGGCCACAGGCTCTTCTGGCCTTTGCCTTCGGGATAGTCATAGAAGCCCTTCTTGTTTTTCCGGCCGAGGCGTCCCTGGTTCTCGACCATCTCCACCATTAGCTTCTTCTGGTCGGGATTGATGGCGTTGGGGCCGAGATCGGCTTCCGTCGCCTTCATGATCTTCAGACCGAGATCGAGCGCGACTTCGTCCGAGAGCGAAAGCGGGCCGACCGGCATGCCGGCCATCTTGGCGCAGTTCTCGATCATCGCTGGCGGCACGCCTTCGAGGAACATCTCGTTGCCTTCGGCGACGTAGCGGCCGACGCAGCGATTGGCGAAGAAGCCTCTGGAGTCGTTGACCACGATCGGGGTCTTGCCGATCTGACGGACGTAATCGAGCGCGGTCGCCAGCGCGACATCGCCGGTGTTCTTGCCGAGGATGATCTCGACCAGCATCATCTTCTCGACCGGCGAGAAGAAATGGATGCCGACGAACTTTCCCTGGTCCTTGAAGCTCTCGGCCAGCGAGGTGATCGGCAGCGTCGAGGTGTTCGAGGCGAAGATCACGTCCGGCTTCAGATATTCCTGCGCCTTCGCGAAAGTCTCCGCCTTGACCTTGCGGTCCTCGAACACGGCCTCGATGACGAGGTCGACATCCCTGAGCGCGGCATAGTCCGCGGTCGGCGTGATCCGCGCGAGCAGCTTCTCGGCATCGTCAGGCTTGGCCCGACCCTTCTTGATCTGCTCCTCGATCACCTTCTGCGCGTGGGCCTTGC encodes:
- the gstA gene encoding glutathione transferase GstA, with protein sequence MKLYYSPGACSLSPHIALLEADLPYELVKVDIRAKKLENGEDYLKVNPKGQVPALGLDSGEIVTEGPVIVQMIADKAPAKALAPARDSSERYKLLEWLNFLTSEVHKSFGPLFAPALNDDAKAFFKDRLMGKLKHIDSQLAGRDYLMGKQFSVADGYLFTMLTWGDRMKFDLSAMPHLTAYKARVAARPKVQEALKKEGLIQAA
- a CDS encoding FAD-dependent oxidoreductase, whose translation is MSYKNFKVETDADGIALVTWDIPGRSMNVLDETSTNELDAIVKATTADAAVKGVVITSAKEAFCAGADLSMLEGMNQAYAKVFKEQGETAANQMLFEQSRRFSQVLRSIETSGKPWAAAINGLALGGGFEITLCCHYRVAAENPKTRLGLPEVKVGLFPGAGGTQRVPRLVPPQDAMTILLKGDPVTIDKAKQLNLIHAIVPAADLIKVAKDWIKGGGKAVAPWDEKGFKLPGGPVFSKAGMMMFPAGNAIYRRETYDNYPAARAIMSCVYEGLQLPIDAALRVESRYFTSVLRSKEAAAMIRSLFLSMQELNKGARRPKDVPATKVKKIAVIGAGFMGASVGYVSARAGLDVVLIDRDQASADKGKAHAQKVIEEQIKKGRAKPDDAEKLLARITPTADYAALRDVDLVIEAVFEDRKVKAETFAKAQEYLKPDVIFASNTSTLPITSLAESFKDQGKFVGIHFFSPVEKMMLVEIILGKNTGDVALATALDYVRQIGKTPIVVNDSRGFFANRCVGRYVAEGNEMFLEGVPPAMIENCAKMAGMPVGPLSLSDEVALDLGLKIMKATEADLGPNAINPDQKKLMVEMVENQGRLGRKNKKGFYDYPEGKGQKSLWPGLSALQPKQLDPDTLDVEELKQRFLVVQAVEAARTVEDHVITDPREADVGSILGFGFAPFTGGTLSYIDFMGAKKFVELCHKLEAKYGSRFTPPKLLEEMAAKGETFYGRFAPKKAAA